In Nerophis ophidion isolate RoL-2023_Sa linkage group LG03, RoL_Noph_v1.0, whole genome shotgun sequence, the following are encoded in one genomic region:
- the LOC133548863 gene encoding zona pellucida sperm-binding protein 4-like: MIVVVAREVTLPNINLESISFNENGLGCSTVDTTSAFAIYQFPITACGTAVTEEAPDVVIYENWMSASYEVAIGLRGAITRDSQYQCTSTATHLFVSRQPKTPVIPGASGSSGTLAVPLSKRPMSRRALWLPVWRFSILRGTEVWSRTTTNICSLFEININEKARHKVINIANSWKKLGLAGGGATLRRVR, from the exons ATGATAGTGGTGGTGGCCAGAGAAGTCACCCTGCCAAATATCAACCTAGAGTCCATCTCATTCAATGAAAACGGGCTAGGATGCAGCACAGTTGACACCACTTCAGCTTTTGCCATCTACCAGTTCCCCATCACTGCCTGTGGCACTGCCGTGACG GAGGAGGCTCCTGATGTGGTCATATATGAGAACTGGATGTCGGCCTCCTATGAAGTTGCTATTGGACTGCGTGGTGCGATTACCAGGGACAGCCAATATCA GTGTACATCCACTGCTACGCATCTGTTTGTCAGCCGTCAGCCGAAAACACCTGTCATCCCAGGTGCTTCCGGAAGC TCAGGGACCTTGGCAGTGCCACTTTCCAAAAGACCAATGAGCAGGCGGGCGCTTTGGTTACCAGTTTGGAGATTCAGTATATTGAGAGGAACTGAAGTGTGGAGTCGCACAACAACAAATATTTGCTCCTTGTTTGAAATAAACATCAAT GAGAAAGCCCGCCATAAGGTTATCAACATTGCTAACAGCTGGAAGAAGCTCGGTTTGGCGGGAGGGGGGGCAACGCTTCGTCGCGTCCGATGA